One window of Streptomyces sp. SUK 48 genomic DNA carries:
- a CDS encoding condensation domain-containing protein: MTRPRTVADRLARLTPEQRAALQRRLRHGEEGPAAEPDLTRRSGDRSVFPLGLDQERIWILDQLDPGRHTYNISTGLRFKGAFDEEAFRAAVTALVRRHELLRSHVEVRDGLPVLRVSEEFATPVEFLDLRAEPDAVAQTVRSLVRRPFDLAAGGLLRVVVVRAADDEYQVIETMHHSVTDQWSFVRLNRELLEHYRAAREHRPARVPELPVQYGDFAVWQRRYFTGDRRRTHRDFWRAHLEGVPAHLPLPYDAPPESRGHEGKHHYFRLDDGLSAAFLAMCRSARLTLSDALLAVYVGLVHEETGSRDIVVGLPSATRGRPETHDLIGFLLTNVPLRARLPADPTPTQILHVVRHASAAVADHREVPFSEIVDAVSPERSLDRYPLLQTMHLVLDFDDTVVRLPDAEVHGIEVEDGVSPMDITVGWWRAGDRMYGRFEYRTELFTDATVDRLVGRLLELVRVFVERPDEPLRARAAAPAPTPARTAAAAPAAPAPVDPGELRRIAAVWREVLGTEPGPDDNFFECGGTSLTAVRLAHALRGAGFALTARQLFRAPTMRGQLALVQTDSAAVRGGAEPAEGAVSPEQEDLLEGGLPHPELWAHSLVLTAARPLDPEWLAVVVKRVAAAHPGLCSAFGRTDIGWRADATDRRLWRVEAPGADPARVAAAHRAAFDLREGPLFAASLIPGEPDRIVLTAHHLVVDGLSWQILVDDLDRAYHGARPAAEARHPSVYAASWRDHDVRDQRDYWRYQLAGAAPLGCRTGGPDRIGGETAYRVLAAIPPGADAADRPAAALTAVARATRPWFGGRDVVLDLIAPGRELPLADGWDPGRAVGFYATSHPLRLPFADDPGSHLAQVGRALDAVPDGGKGYLALRWSADPEVRREAAGWGRAELSFNYLGTLLAGADSGRLFTVGEQVGPSGNDDASRYHAVAVLFETDGEEAVFTWKFDPEAVDGTAVRAAAASAAEEFTRLTGQHGAQPPSTAGMSLHEVNRMLAELTREKKSPSA, translated from the coding sequence GTGACTCGACCGCGCACCGTCGCCGACCGGCTGGCCCGCCTGACGCCCGAGCAGCGGGCGGCCCTCCAGCGCCGACTGCGGCACGGGGAGGAGGGCCCGGCCGCCGAGCCGGACCTCACCCGGCGCTCCGGCGACCGCTCCGTCTTTCCGCTGGGCCTGGACCAGGAGCGCATCTGGATCCTCGACCAGCTCGATCCCGGCCGGCACACGTACAACATCAGCACCGGGCTGCGGTTCAAGGGCGCCTTCGACGAGGAGGCGTTCCGGGCGGCCGTCACCGCGCTGGTGCGCCGCCACGAACTGCTGCGCTCCCACGTGGAGGTCCGCGACGGCCTGCCAGTGCTGCGGGTGAGTGAGGAGTTCGCGACGCCGGTCGAGTTCCTCGACCTGCGGGCCGAGCCGGACGCCGTCGCACAGACCGTGCGCTCGCTGGTGCGGCGGCCGTTCGACCTCGCCGCCGGCGGACTGCTGCGGGTGGTCGTGGTGCGCGCCGCGGACGACGAGTACCAGGTGATCGAGACGATGCACCACTCGGTGACCGACCAGTGGTCGTTCGTCCGCCTCAACCGGGAACTCCTGGAGCACTACCGCGCGGCCCGCGAGCACCGTCCCGCCCGGGTCCCCGAACTTCCCGTGCAGTACGGCGACTTCGCCGTCTGGCAGCGGCGGTACTTCACCGGTGACCGCCGCCGGACGCACCGCGACTTCTGGCGCGCCCACCTGGAGGGCGTGCCGGCGCATCTGCCGCTGCCCTACGACGCGCCCCCGGAGAGCCGAGGGCACGAGGGCAAGCACCACTACTTCCGGCTCGACGACGGGCTCAGCGCCGCCTTCCTGGCGATGTGCCGCTCCGCACGGCTGACCCTGTCCGACGCGCTGCTGGCCGTCTACGTGGGCCTGGTGCACGAGGAGACCGGGTCGCGTGACATCGTCGTCGGCCTGCCGAGCGCGACCCGCGGCCGGCCCGAGACCCATGATCTGATCGGCTTCCTGCTGACCAATGTCCCGCTGCGCGCCAGGCTGCCCGCCGACCCGACGCCGACGCAGATCCTGCACGTGGTGCGGCATGCCTCGGCCGCCGTCGCCGACCATCGTGAAGTGCCCTTCAGCGAGATCGTCGACGCGGTGTCGCCCGAGCGGAGCCTCGACCGGTACCCCCTGTTGCAGACCATGCACCTCGTGCTGGACTTCGACGACACCGTGGTCCGGCTGCCCGACGCCGAGGTGCACGGCATCGAGGTCGAGGACGGCGTGTCACCGATGGACATCACGGTCGGCTGGTGGCGGGCGGGTGACCGGATGTACGGGCGGTTCGAGTACCGCACCGAGCTGTTCACGGACGCCACCGTCGACCGGCTCGTCGGACGTCTCCTGGAACTGGTACGGGTCTTCGTGGAGCGGCCGGACGAACCGTTGCGCGCCCGTGCCGCGGCTCCCGCGCCCACCCCTGCGCGGACCGCCGCGGCGGCGCCCGCGGCCCCCGCTCCGGTGGACCCGGGCGAGCTGCGCCGGATCGCGGCGGTCTGGCGGGAGGTGCTGGGCACCGAGCCGGGCCCGGACGACAACTTCTTCGAGTGCGGCGGTACGTCCCTGACGGCGGTCCGGCTGGCCCACGCGCTGCGCGGGGCCGGTTTCGCCCTCACCGCCCGGCAACTGTTCCGCGCCCCCACCATGCGCGGTCAACTGGCCCTGGTCCAAACGGATTCGGCCGCTGTCCGAGGCGGTGCCGAACCGGCGGAGGGGGCGGTCAGCCCCGAGCAGGAGGATCTGCTGGAAGGCGGTCTTCCGCACCCGGAGCTGTGGGCGCACAGCCTGGTGCTCACCGCCGCCCGGCCGCTGGACCCCGAGTGGCTGGCCGTGGTCGTCAAACGGGTGGCGGCCGCCCACCCCGGCCTGTGCTCGGCGTTCGGGCGCACGGACATCGGCTGGCGTGCGGACGCCACGGACCGCCGACTGTGGCGCGTCGAGGCGCCGGGTGCCGATCCGGCCCGGGTCGCGGCCGCCCACCGCGCCGCCTTCGACCTGCGCGAGGGACCGCTGTTCGCGGCCTCCCTGATCCCCGGCGAGCCCGACCGGATCGTCCTGACCGCACACCACCTGGTCGTGGACGGCCTGTCCTGGCAGATCCTGGTGGACGACCTCGACCGGGCCTACCACGGGGCCAGGCCGGCCGCCGAAGCCCGGCACCCGTCGGTGTACGCGGCCTCGTGGCGCGACCACGACGTGCGAGACCAACGCGACTACTGGCGATACCAATTGGCGGGTGCCGCTCCCCTGGGCTGCCGCACCGGCGGGCCGGACCGGATCGGCGGCGAGACGGCGTACCGGGTGCTCGCGGCGATACCGCCGGGCGCCGACGCCGCGGACCGGCCGGCCGCGGCGCTGACGGCCGTCGCCAGGGCCACCCGGCCCTGGTTCGGCGGCCGGGACGTCGTCCTCGATCTCATCGCCCCCGGGCGGGAGCTGCCGCTCGCGGACGGCTGGGATCCGGGCCGTGCCGTGGGCTTCTACGCCACCAGCCACCCGCTGCGCCTCCCCTTCGCCGACGACCCCGGCAGCCACCTGGCGCAGGTGGGCCGCGCTCTGGACGCCGTACCGGACGGTGGCAAGGGCTATCTGGCGCTGCGCTGGTCCGCCGATCCCGAGGTGCGCCGCGAGGCCGCCGGATGGGGACGGGCCGAGCTGTCCTTCAACTACCTGGGCACGTTGCTCGCGGGCGCGGACAGCGGGCGGTTGTTCACCGTCGGCGAGCAGGTCGGCCCTTCGGGGAACGACGACGCCTCGCGCTACCACGCCGTCGCCGTCCTCTTCGAAACCGACGGCGAGGAAGCTGTGTTCACCTGGAAGTTCGACCCGGAGGCCGTCGACGGGACGGCCGTGCGGGCCGCTGCGGCCAGTGCCGCCGAGGAGTTCACTCGGCTGACCGGGCAGCACGGGGCCCAGCCGCCCTCGACGGCGGGCATGTCCCTGCACGAGGTGAACCGCATGCTCGCCGAGCTGACCCGAGAGAAGAAGAGCCCCTCCGCATGA
- a CDS encoding MupA/Atu3671 family FMN-dependent luciferase-like monooxygenase — translation MSDIGERLGQLTPEQRAALRLRLRERARQDPAADGPPDAVPRVRLSLYFFPQARALAAPDYYAMMLRACEFADERGFHAAWFPERHFVDFGGSHPNPSVLAAAAAAVTRRLRLRAGSVAAPLHHPVRVAEEWAVVDNISGGRVGVSFASGWHPDDFVLAREPYDERKKTLMRTVEQVRRLWAGEELAFPGTAGTTAQVLTQPRPVQPELPVWITAAGHPETFRAAGTAGYGVMTALLGQTLPQLRENVARYRAAWRDAGHAGDGDVVVMTHAHVSDEPDVEDRLRPALHDYLSSYRAQTGGGGDEPVLLEAAFQDYLAGPSLLGTPAKAARVLARLAEAGADEVGCLVDFGLPAGDVLAGLPRLAELLPADRPTAADAVRSQ, via the coding sequence GTGAGCGACATCGGCGAACGACTCGGACAGCTGACCCCCGAGCAGCGCGCGGCCCTGCGGCTGCGGCTGCGCGAACGCGCCCGACAGGACCCGGCCGCCGACGGGCCGCCGGACGCGGTGCCGCGGGTCCGGCTCAGCCTGTACTTCTTCCCTCAGGCCCGCGCGCTCGCGGCCCCCGACTACTACGCCATGATGCTGCGGGCCTGCGAGTTCGCCGACGAGCGGGGATTCCACGCCGCGTGGTTCCCGGAGCGGCACTTCGTGGACTTCGGCGGCTCGCACCCCAACCCCTCCGTCCTCGCCGCCGCGGCGGCGGCCGTGACCCGGCGGCTGCGGCTGCGGGCCGGCAGCGTCGCCGCACCGCTGCACCATCCGGTCCGCGTCGCCGAGGAGTGGGCGGTGGTGGACAACATCTCCGGCGGCCGGGTGGGCGTCTCCTTCGCGAGCGGCTGGCACCCGGACGACTTCGTGCTGGCCCGGGAACCGTACGACGAGCGCAAGAAGACGCTGATGCGCACCGTCGAACAGGTGCGGCGGCTGTGGGCGGGCGAGGAGCTGGCCTTCCCCGGCACCGCGGGCACGACGGCACAGGTGCTCACCCAGCCGCGCCCGGTGCAGCCCGAACTGCCGGTGTGGATCACCGCGGCCGGGCACCCGGAGACCTTCCGGGCCGCAGGCACCGCCGGGTACGGCGTGATGACTGCGCTGCTCGGCCAGACCCTGCCCCAGTTGAGGGAGAACGTGGCCCGGTACCGGGCCGCCTGGCGGGACGCCGGGCACGCCGGGGACGGTGACGTCGTGGTGATGACCCACGCGCACGTCAGCGACGAGCCCGACGTGGAGGACAGACTGCGGCCCGCGCTGCACGACTACCTGTCCTCCTACCGGGCGCAGACCGGCGGCGGCGGCGACGAACCCGTCCTGCTGGAGGCCGCCTTCCAGGACTACCTGGCAGGCCCCTCGCTCCTGGGCACACCGGCCAAGGCCGCCCGGGTGCTGGCCCGGCTCGCCGAGGCGGGCGCCGACGAGGTGGGCTGCCTCGTCGACTTCGGGCTGCCGGCCGGGGACGTGCTGGCCGGCCTGCCCCGGCTGGCCGAGCTGCTGCCGGCCGACCGACCCACCGCTGCCGACGCCGTCAGGAGCCAGTGA
- a CDS encoding type I polyketide synthase, whose amino-acid sequence MHAPENAVAVIGVALRVPGAADPDTFWADVARGHVALPGVLPNGTLGVGGIDRVDRFDAELFGMSPTQAAVTDPQQRVITEVAWQALEDAGVDTERDPGRVGVFLGCGDSGYRHHYVDADPTLVRAAGRQQISLGNDKDYLATSLAFRLGLTGPALTLQTACSTSLVAVHVALRSLLTYECDLAIAGGVTVQLPPGAGYTYQEGDVLSPDGRCRPFTRDSRGTVPASGAGVVVLRRAEEAGRGARAVLLGSAVNNDGADRMSLVAPSPRGQAAVLEEALAVAGRKPADIGFIETHGTATELGDQVELAALAQAYGDAAEPCALGAVKAGIGHTDTAAGVVGLIKAVLAVQHGVIPPIPAQPGDGPDAPLGADRFHLPREAMPWPDGRTRYAAVSSFGLGGTNAHVILAEPAVAAGPPEPPAGPPGRGPAVLSAASPDALRRTAAGLAAAVRQGTRPVNDVLGTLWHGRRRLPYRWACPIEAADEVTARAALADALESASVQAKALPEPAVAVLLPGQGVALAGTGRGLLAADDAFAREWAGTRALVRACGGPDLEGCWTWPDDDPRWLRTDVVQPLLFSVELALLHGLRRHGVTPSVLLGHSVGELVAATWAGVFSEADGARAVVERGRLMSRAPAGAMAAVLTGEDTARELAAGLPVDVCAVNSPDTVVLGGAAEHVAEVERRCAAAGVKVRRLATAHAFHSRSMAEAAEAFTEVVGSLSLHAPRLLVLSNVTGVPLDAAQATDPAYWGRQLGTTVRFAQGVQVLLDAAPHVVLEAGPGRTFASQLRRATRGAEHRPVIAELLGDGARDEATVHLAALGAAWTAGCATDDLVARPAAPARVPGIAFADTRHWPAAGPDGTPEQDAASGGAPSEGTAATGVPETVPARSGQEEPGAGDVPDDAETRSLLAALWQESFGGPAIRPQDNFFELGGTSLQAAQLISVVNDQLLVEVRLQDLYEHSTFGDFAARVDEILSERDDAELLELLAEIEGQGEKEEGQA is encoded by the coding sequence ATGCACGCACCCGAGAACGCGGTGGCGGTGATCGGAGTGGCCCTCCGAGTGCCCGGAGCCGCCGACCCGGACACCTTCTGGGCCGACGTGGCCCGCGGGCACGTGGCACTGCCGGGGGTGCTGCCCAACGGCACCCTGGGCGTCGGCGGGATCGACCGCGTCGACCGGTTCGACGCGGAGCTGTTCGGCATGAGCCCGACCCAGGCCGCGGTGACCGACCCCCAGCAGCGGGTCATCACCGAGGTCGCCTGGCAGGCCCTGGAGGACGCGGGCGTCGACACCGAGCGCGACCCGGGCCGGGTGGGAGTCTTTCTGGGCTGCGGTGACAGCGGCTACCGGCACCACTATGTCGACGCCGACCCCACGCTGGTACGGGCCGCGGGCCGCCAGCAGATCTCCCTCGGCAACGACAAGGACTACCTGGCGACCTCCCTCGCGTTCCGGCTGGGCCTCACCGGCCCGGCGCTCACCTTGCAGACCGCCTGCTCCACCTCACTGGTCGCCGTCCACGTGGCCCTGCGCAGCCTGCTCACCTACGAGTGCGACCTCGCGATCGCGGGCGGGGTCACCGTCCAACTGCCGCCGGGCGCGGGCTACACCTACCAGGAGGGCGACGTGCTGTCCCCCGACGGCCGCTGCCGGCCCTTCACCCGGGACAGCCGGGGCACCGTGCCCGCCAGCGGTGCCGGGGTAGTGGTGCTGCGCCGGGCTGAGGAGGCCGGGCGCGGTGCCCGGGCAGTGCTGCTGGGCAGCGCGGTCAACAACGACGGCGCCGACCGGATGAGCCTCGTCGCGCCCAGCCCCCGGGGCCAGGCGGCGGTGCTGGAGGAGGCACTGGCGGTAGCCGGGCGCAAACCTGCGGACATCGGCTTCATCGAGACGCACGGCACCGCGACCGAACTCGGCGACCAGGTCGAACTGGCGGCGCTGGCCCAGGCGTACGGCGACGCGGCGGAGCCGTGCGCGCTCGGCGCGGTGAAGGCCGGCATCGGGCACACGGACACCGCTGCGGGCGTGGTCGGTCTGATCAAGGCGGTGCTCGCCGTCCAGCACGGGGTGATCCCGCCGATCCCCGCACAACCCGGGGACGGCCCCGACGCGCCGCTGGGCGCGGACCGCTTCCACCTGCCGCGCGAGGCGATGCCCTGGCCCGACGGCCGCACCCGGTACGCGGCGGTCAGCTCCTTCGGGCTGGGCGGCACCAACGCCCATGTCATCCTCGCCGAACCGGCCGTCGCCGCAGGGCCGCCGGAGCCGCCCGCGGGCCCGCCCGGACGCGGACCCGCGGTGCTCTCCGCCGCGAGCCCGGACGCGCTGAGGCGCACCGCGGCCGGGCTCGCCGCCGCGGTGCGCCAGGGCACCCGGCCGGTGAACGACGTCCTCGGCACGCTCTGGCACGGTCGGCGGCGACTGCCATACCGCTGGGCCTGCCCGATCGAGGCGGCGGACGAGGTAACGGCGCGCGCCGCGCTGGCGGACGCGCTGGAGTCGGCGTCGGTCCAGGCGAAGGCGCTGCCCGAGCCGGCCGTGGCCGTGCTCCTGCCGGGCCAGGGGGTGGCCCTGGCCGGTACCGGGCGCGGACTGCTCGCGGCCGACGATGCCTTCGCCCGGGAGTGGGCCGGTACCCGGGCCCTCGTCCGCGCGTGTGGAGGGCCGGACCTGGAGGGCTGCTGGACCTGGCCGGACGACGATCCGCGCTGGCTGCGCACCGATGTCGTCCAGCCGCTGCTGTTCAGCGTGGAACTCGCCCTGCTGCACGGTCTGCGGCGGCACGGTGTCACCCCGTCGGTCCTCCTCGGCCACAGCGTCGGGGAACTGGTCGCCGCCACCTGGGCGGGCGTGTTCTCCGAGGCGGACGGGGCGCGGGCGGTGGTCGAACGCGGCCGGCTGATGAGCCGCGCGCCGGCCGGTGCGATGGCCGCCGTGCTGACCGGGGAGGACACGGCGCGGGAGCTGGCGGCCGGGCTGCCGGTGGACGTCTGCGCGGTGAACTCGCCCGACACCGTGGTCCTCGGCGGGGCGGCGGAGCACGTGGCGGAGGTGGAACGCCGCTGCGCCGCCGCGGGGGTGAAGGTGCGCCGGCTGGCCACCGCGCACGCCTTCCACTCCCGGTCCATGGCCGAGGCCGCCGAGGCGTTCACCGAGGTGGTGGGCAGCCTCTCCCTGCACGCACCGCGCTTGCTGGTGCTGTCCAACGTCACCGGGGTGCCACTGGACGCGGCGCAGGCCACCGACCCGGCCTACTGGGGCCGTCAGCTGGGCACCACCGTCCGCTTCGCCCAAGGGGTGCAGGTGCTGCTCGACGCGGCACCCCACGTGGTGCTGGAGGCCGGGCCGGGCCGGACGTTCGCCTCGCAGCTGCGGCGCGCCACCCGGGGCGCGGAGCACCGTCCCGTCATCGCCGAACTCCTCGGCGACGGGGCCCGCGACGAGGCGACGGTGCACCTGGCCGCGCTCGGCGCCGCGTGGACGGCGGGCTGCGCGACCGACGACCTCGTCGCCCGGCCGGCCGCCCCGGCCCGGGTGCCCGGGATCGCGTTCGCCGACACCCGCCACTGGCCGGCCGCCGGTCCGGACGGCACGCCCGAGCAGGATGCGGCCTCGGGGGGCGCGCCCTCAGAGGGGACGGCCGCGACGGGTGTCCCCGAGACGGTGCCGGCCCGCTCGGGGCAGGAGGAGCCGGGTGCCGGCGACGTGCCCGACGACGCGGAGACGCGGTCCCTGCTGGCCGCCCTGTGGCAGGAGTCGTTCGGCGGCCCGGCGATCCGCCCGCAGGACAACTTCTTCGAACTGGGCGGCACTTCCCTCCAGGCGGCGCAGCTGATCTCCGTCGTCAACGACCAGTTGCTGGTCGAGGTGCGTCTTCAGGACCTGTACGAGCATTCCACGTTCGGCGACTTCGCGGCACGGGTGGACGAGATCCTCAGCGAACGCGACGACGCCGAACTGCTGGAGCTGCTGGCCGAGATCGAGGGGCAGGGCGAAAAAGAGGAGGGACAGGCGTGA
- a CDS encoding MFS transporter, translating into MTSTTTRDRRPLTALVTANYLSWIGNTMTLVAVPLYVLQISSSATEAGAAGFANALPMIVAGLAGGVIADRVGPKRTSVVADLAAGACMAAVPLLHGTVGLALPALMALLFLRTLADAPGAAARLALLPRVTARGQVRSETANSLFASAQRVAFVVGPPLAALMAGLTGPTAVLYVDAGTFLASALLIMAVPGGEPASRTQKAEPGDVAEPAGTRPGLLREVTEGARYILRTPVLAAIISVVVCTNFLDDALTPVVLPVYSRELLGGERAVGLLLAANGIGAVVGSFAYAPASRRLLANRWATFVGCFALICAARLAMVAEPGLWIMVAITFAIGLASGPVNPLVTGVVERSTPPDALGRVWGAVMAMAFAAAPVGIFATGWLAQNIGLRPTLGLFGGLYVLLICYVVRNRPLRGLAGPAEAGTRLSEDAATTG; encoded by the coding sequence ATGACATCGACGACCACTCGTGACAGGCGCCCCCTCACCGCGCTGGTGACGGCGAACTACCTGTCCTGGATCGGCAACACCATGACCTTGGTCGCGGTGCCGCTCTACGTGCTCCAGATCTCGTCCAGCGCCACCGAGGCGGGCGCGGCGGGGTTCGCCAACGCGCTACCGATGATCGTGGCCGGCCTCGCCGGGGGCGTGATCGCCGACCGGGTCGGCCCGAAGCGCACCAGCGTGGTCGCCGATCTGGCCGCCGGGGCGTGCATGGCCGCGGTGCCGTTGCTGCACGGCACGGTCGGTCTGGCGCTGCCGGCGCTGATGGCGCTGCTGTTCCTGCGCACCCTCGCCGACGCGCCGGGTGCGGCGGCCCGGCTGGCGCTGCTGCCCCGGGTGACCGCCCGCGGGCAGGTGCGCTCGGAGACCGCCAACTCGCTGTTCGCCTCGGCCCAGCGGGTGGCTTTCGTGGTCGGCCCGCCGCTCGCCGCGCTGATGGCGGGCCTGACCGGTCCGACCGCCGTGCTCTACGTGGACGCGGGCACGTTCCTTGCCTCGGCCCTGCTGATCATGGCGGTGCCGGGCGGGGAGCCTGCCTCGCGGACCCAGAAGGCGGAGCCGGGCGACGTGGCGGAGCCTGCCGGGACCCGTCCGGGCCTGCTACGGGAGGTCACCGAGGGCGCGCGCTACATCCTGCGCACCCCGGTACTGGCGGCCATCATCAGCGTGGTGGTGTGCACCAACTTCCTGGACGACGCGCTGACCCCGGTGGTGCTGCCGGTCTACAGCCGTGAACTGCTGGGCGGCGAGCGGGCGGTGGGGCTGCTACTGGCGGCCAACGGCATCGGCGCGGTCGTCGGATCGTTCGCCTACGCCCCGGCGAGCCGCAGGCTGCTGGCCAACCGGTGGGCGACCTTCGTGGGCTGCTTCGCGCTGATCTGCGCCGCCCGGCTGGCCATGGTCGCCGAACCCGGGCTGTGGATCATGGTGGCGATCACCTTCGCCATCGGGCTGGCCAGCGGACCGGTCAACCCCCTCGTCACCGGCGTGGTGGAGCGCTCCACCCCGCCGGACGCGCTGGGCCGGGTCTGGGGTGCGGTGATGGCCATGGCCTTCGCCGCCGCGCCGGTCGGCATCTTCGCCACGGGCTGGCTCGCGCAGAACATCGGCCTGCGCCCCACCCTCGGGTTGTTCGGCGGTCTGTACGTGCTGCTCATCTGCTACGTGGTCAGGAACCGCCCGCTGCGGGGCCTCGCCGGGCCGGCGGAGGCAGGTACACGGCTCTCCGAGGACGCGGCGACGACGGGCTGA
- a CDS encoding tetratricopeptide repeat protein, translated as MVEQRGKMPDPSQATDLAEFVGLLGELRAWAGSPSYRTLAKRVGAAVRPARVVSPFTVTDVFKVGRRRLDLDLVVGIVRAQGAEEPAVDLWRTACIKVHGLARTGGPVGVFGQLPTDLATFTGRQVELTRLIAAAAQDHDRAGANTVVISAVEGMAGVGKTQLAIHAAHILVRTGHFTDVQLYVNLRGFDPEFPPADPSAVLEAFLRQLGVAAQQIPESRDERAAMYRDRMRDRRAVVLLDNAATEDQVRDLIPAGPACLVLITSRRTLAGLDGATPHLIDTFTDTEALDLLTRIAGHERVAAEPEAAARVIDYCDRLPLALALTAARLRSRPAWSLAELADRMRARRLEAISAGGRAIRPVFDASYQALPDKAQQVFRLIGLHPGPDFSAAATAALAGITADEVSEVLELLLDEHLLQQKRSGRYELHDLLRAYANEQADIIDPDQDRSAAVHRMLDHYVHTAHEAARLVERGRDSLDLPPPQPGVCLENFADHERALAWFATEQTVLLSAVGYATATGFDAHTWQLAHALATYLDRGGNWHDLAAVGNTAIDAADRLADPLGKAIAHAIVARARLRRGDYDDARHHLRHALELFGRIGDLAGRAGTYLELARVKAWQNPPAIAEGLTLARRARALYQSCGHKLGQAQTLTAIGWSHARLGDYAKALTCCRQALPVLEEFDDRERQAHAWDSIAYAHSHLGQHSQAVTCYKVALDLCRELGDRPLEADILSRFGDAHHAAHCPDAAHDAWQGALNILTQLDHPYVNQIRGKLALHGDGPKISDKERVRGRYELDVQPRSTAMRRRHRHRAPGRTTHGHEGRSAEVRRRPARRPADRASTATVLFLMVGQVRVVCGRVVGSG; from the coding sequence GTGGTCGAGCAGCGGGGCAAGATGCCGGATCCGAGTCAGGCGACTGATCTGGCCGAGTTCGTCGGCCTGCTAGGCGAATTGCGCGCCTGGGCGGGGTCGCCGTCCTACCGGACGCTGGCCAAGCGGGTCGGAGCAGCGGTGCGGCCGGCACGCGTCGTGTCGCCGTTCACGGTCACGGACGTCTTCAAGGTCGGTCGGCGTCGCCTGGACCTGGACCTGGTCGTGGGAATCGTCCGGGCGCAGGGGGCGGAGGAGCCTGCCGTTGATCTTTGGCGCACAGCATGCATCAAGGTCCACGGACTGGCCAGGACCGGCGGACCGGTCGGGGTCTTCGGTCAACTACCCACGGACCTGGCAACGTTCACCGGGCGCCAAGTGGAACTCACGCGCCTGATCGCGGCCGCGGCGCAGGATCACGACCGCGCCGGTGCCAACACGGTCGTTATCTCCGCGGTCGAGGGCATGGCCGGGGTGGGCAAGACCCAGCTCGCGATCCACGCCGCCCACATATTGGTACGCACCGGGCACTTCACCGACGTGCAGCTGTATGTGAACCTGCGCGGTTTCGACCCCGAGTTCCCGCCCGCGGACCCGTCCGCGGTGTTGGAGGCGTTCCTGCGGCAGCTGGGAGTAGCCGCGCAGCAGATCCCCGAGAGCCGGGATGAGCGGGCGGCGATGTACCGCGACCGAATGCGGGACCGTCGTGCCGTGGTGCTGCTCGACAACGCCGCTACCGAGGACCAGGTCCGCGACCTCATCCCAGCCGGGCCCGCGTGCCTGGTCCTGATCACCAGCCGCCGCACTCTGGCCGGACTCGACGGTGCCACCCCGCACCTGATCGACACCTTCACCGACACCGAAGCACTCGACCTGCTCACCCGGATCGCCGGACACGAACGTGTGGCCGCCGAACCCGAAGCCGCCGCACGCGTCATCGACTACTGCGACCGCCTCCCGCTCGCCCTGGCGCTGACCGCCGCCCGGCTGCGCTCCCGGCCCGCCTGGAGCCTGGCCGAACTCGCCGACCGGATGCGGGCCAGGCGTCTGGAGGCGATCAGCGCCGGCGGCCGCGCCATACGCCCAGTGTTCGACGCCTCCTACCAGGCGCTCCCGGACAAGGCGCAGCAAGTGTTCCGACTCATCGGCCTTCACCCCGGTCCGGACTTCAGCGCGGCAGCGACGGCCGCATTGGCGGGCATCACCGCCGACGAGGTCTCCGAGGTACTGGAACTGCTCTTGGACGAACACCTGCTCCAGCAAAAACGCAGCGGGCGCTACGAGCTCCACGACTTGCTGCGCGCCTACGCCAATGAGCAGGCCGACATCATTGACCCTGACCAGGACCGCAGCGCCGCAGTGCACCGGATGCTGGATCACTACGTGCATACCGCGCACGAGGCCGCCCGGCTAGTGGAACGGGGCCGGGACTCGCTAGACCTGCCTCCGCCGCAACCGGGGGTCTGCCTGGAGAACTTCGCCGATCACGAGCGGGCACTGGCCTGGTTCGCCACCGAACAGACCGTGCTTCTCAGCGCCGTGGGCTACGCCACCGCCACCGGTTTCGACGCCCACACCTGGCAACTGGCCCACGCCCTCGCCACCTACCTCGACCGGGGCGGGAACTGGCACGACCTTGCCGCAGTCGGCAACACCGCAATAGACGCCGCCGACCGGCTGGCCGACCCCCTCGGGAAAGCCATCGCGCACGCTATCGTCGCCCGCGCCCGCCTCCGCCGTGGCGACTATGACGACGCCCGGCATCACCTACGCCACGCCCTCGAACTGTTCGGCCGGATTGGTGACCTGGCTGGGCGAGCTGGCACGTACCTGGAACTCGCCCGAGTGAAGGCATGGCAGAACCCTCCTGCCATTGCCGAAGGACTTACGCTCGCCCGTCGAGCCCGCGCCCTCTACCAGTCCTGTGGACACAAGTTGGGGCAGGCCCAGACCCTCACCGCTATCGGCTGGTCGCACGCGCGCCTCGGCGACTACGCAAAGGCATTGACCTGCTGCCGACAGGCTCTGCCAGTCCTGGAAGAATTCGACGACCGTGAACGGCAAGCCCATGCCTGGGACAGCATTGCCTACGCCCACAGCCACCTGGGTCAGCACTCCCAGGCCGTCACCTGCTACAAAGTCGCCCTTGACCTGTGCCGCGAACTCGGCGACCGCCCCCTGGAAGCAGACATCCTTAGTCGCTTCGGCGACGCCCACCATGCCGCGCACTGCCCCGACGCAGCCCATGACGCCTGGCAGGGTGCTCTGAACATTCTCACCCAACTCGATCACCCCTACGTCAACCAGATCCGCGGCAAGCTCGCTCTGCACGGTGACGGGCCGAAAATCTCGGACAAGGAACGTGTCAGAGGGCGGTATGAGCTTGACGTCCAACCTCGCTCGACCGCTATGCGTCGACGTCACCGACACCGCGCTCCAGGCCGTACAACTCATGGGCACGAAGGCCGTTCCGCAGAGGTCCGGCGGCGCCCGGCTCGCCGCCCTGCAGACCGGGCTAGTACTGCAACGGTGCTTTTCCTGATGGTTGGGCAGGTTCGGGTGGTGTGTGGCCGCGTCGTTGGTAGTGGCTGA